DNA from Methanomicrobia archaeon:
GAATTCGGTTACGACATGAAGACGAGCCTGGGTTTGAGTGTCGCGTTAGCGCGTGGCTTCGCCGTTGCGGAAGGTCTGAGCGATGCGGACGCGGTATTTCTGGCGGGCTGTCACAAATGTCCGCGCGGGGCTGTTATTCGGACGGAGATCAGGAAGATCATACAAGAAAAGACCCGCTTGCCCATCGTTATGTATCCGTTTTCAGAACGGACAAAGGCAGGGGAGCTGTTGACGCGAATGGAGGCGCTGGTGACGATTGTGAGACGGAGATGGATACTGGAGCGCACGGTGCAGGAGGGCCTTACCGCGGGCATTGATTCCGGCTCGACAACGACAAAGGCAGCGATCATGCAGGACAACGAGGTGCTGGGAGCGACGTGGTCACCTTCACGGGACGTGATAAAGACTGCGGAGAAAGTATTCGAGAAGGCGCTGGAGATCGCAGGCGTGAAACGCGGGGATATAGAAGCGCTGGGGACCACCGGTTACGGTCGGCACCCGTTAGGAGAGCATTTCAAGGCGGATCTGGTGCAAGAGGAGCTGACCGTGAACTCGAAGGCCGCAATGTATCTTGCGGGCATCGAGAAGGGAGAAGCTATGATCATCGACATCGGCGGCATGGACAATAAGATAATTACCGCTTATGATGGCATTCCTGATAACTTCACGATGGGCGGGATATGCGCTGGTGCTTCAGGAAGATTCCTGGAGATGGTCGCACGTCGACTGGGCGTCGACGTGGTCGAGATGGGTAAGTTAGCGTTAAAGGGCGACCCGAATAGAATAAAGACAGACAGTTACTGCATCGTGTTCGGCATTCAGGATCTTGTATCCGCGTTATCAAGCGGCGCGCGCAAAGAAGACGTGGCGGCTGCAGCGTGCCACTCGGTCGTGGAGCAGGTGAAGGAGCAGTTATTACAGGAGATTGACCTCAGGCAGCCCGCGATAGAGGTTGGCGGGACTTCGTTGGTGGAGGGCGTGCCGGTAGCGATGAACGACGTTCTGGGCTTTGAAGTAATTGTGCCGCAGTATCCGCAGTA
Protein-coding regions in this window:
- a CDS encoding methanogenesis marker 15 protein; its protein translation is MGKTKKAEGEEEGIRIAQVSCGTLYGNVQHEIEKAAAEVGAELFVPEIDLDYLKAKVDEFGYDMKTSLGLSVALARGFAVAEGLSDADAVFLAGCHKCPRGAVIRTEIRKIIQEKTRLPIVMYPFSERTKAGELLTRMEALVTIVRRRWILERTVQEGLTAGIDSGSTTTKAAIMQDNEVLGATWSPSRDVIKTAEKVFEKALEIAGVKRGDIEALGTTGYGRHPLGEHFKADLVQEELTVNSKAAMYLAGIEKGEAMIIDIGGMDNKIITAYDGIPDNFTMGGICAGASGRFLEMVARRLGVDVVEMGKLALKGDPNRIKTDSYCIVFGIQDLVSALSSGARKEDVAAAACHSVVEQVKEQLLQEIDLRQPAIEVGGTSLVEGVPVAMNDVLGFEVIVPQYPQYIGAVGGALLSSSFR